Proteins encoded in a region of the Benincasa hispida cultivar B227 chromosome 2, ASM972705v1, whole genome shotgun sequence genome:
- the LOC120071537 gene encoding uncharacterized protein LOC120071537 yields the protein MEKEEIGQKSNKSGETDFLLQWGNRKRMRYMKVKEPQRITNKPDCLGKKKVSSKGDRRVVTAEKASSTHQTHRLNKSIVAPTNNQRTTITSPEKEDRYYTTRGSMGVDEKASMDHPTGNDRKGFVWPRLYISLSSKEKEEDFMAMKGCKLPQRPKKRAKLLQKSLVLVMPGSWLSDLCQERYEVREKKTSKKRPRGLKAMRSMDSESE from the exons ATGGAAAAGGAAGAAATAGGTCAGAAAAGCAATAAATCTGGTGAAACAGATTTTCTATTGCAGTGGGGGAACAGGAAGAGGATGAGATATATGAAAGTTAAGGAACCACAAAGAATTACTAATAAACCCGATTGTTTAGGGAAGAAGAAAGTTTCTTCTAAAGGGGATCGCCGTGTTGTTACAGCTGAGAAAGCTTCATCTACTCATCAAACTCATCGCCTTAACAA GAGCATTGTTGCACCAACTAACAATCAAAGAACAACCATAACATCACCAGAAAAGGAAGATCGATACTATACAACAAGGGGTTCGATGGGCGTTGATGAAAAGGCCTCAATGGATCACCCTACAGGAAACGACCGAAAAGGGTTTGTCTGGCCAAGGCTCTATATTTCTCTGTCTAgcaaagagaaggaagaagattTCATGGCCATGAAAGGTTGTAAACTTCCTCAAAGGCCTAAGAAAAGAGCCAAGTTGTTACAGAAAAGCTTAGTT CTGGTGATGCCAGGTTCATGGCTATCAGATTTGTGCCAAGAAAGGTATGAGGTGAGGGAAAAGAAGACAtcaaaaaag AGACCCAGAGGATTGAAGGCCATGAGAAGTATGGATAGTGAGTCAGAATGA
- the LOC120071485 gene encoding arabinogalactan protein 13-like, with the protein MEAMKSQALMMMIMVVVLMAFSSSSIVAAQEAPAPSPASDAPISLPTLMASLAPLVLGFFL; encoded by the coding sequence ATGGAAGCAATGAAATCTCAAGctttgatgatgatgataatggtGGTCGTTTTAATGGCTTTTTCATCATCCTCCATTGTTGCAGCTCAAGAAGCTCCAGCTCCAAGCCCTGCCTCTGATGCTCCAATTTCTCTTCCAACTTTAATGGCTTCTCTTGCTCCTCTTGTTCTTGGATTCTTCCTCtaa